A genomic window from Triticum urartu cultivar G1812 chromosome 7, Tu2.1, whole genome shotgun sequence includes:
- the LOC125520577 gene encoding heavy metal-associated isoprenylated plant protein 28-like, with translation MTIVEMQMNIDCDGCEDNVRKALLRLQGVHYVDVDRARDKVTVTGTASQKKVLRAARRTGKLAVLWPSAYDPGYHHAHAYAHAQPAYYHSYQAKPAAAAHAHRYYNSIPHGGYPAPAAQHGSASSYNYHVHGYYDSDLHGYHHEQSNDARSYFSDDNPTACSVM, from the exons ATGACG ATCGTGGAGATGCAGATGAACATCGACTGCGACGGCTGCGAGGACAACGTGAGGAAGGCCCTTCTCAGGCTTCAAG GCGTGCACTATGTGGACGTGGACCGAGCGCGGGACAAGGTGACGGTGACGGGCACGGCGAGCCAGAAGAAGGTGCTGCGCGCGGCGCGGCGCACGGGGAAGCTCGCCGTGCTGTGGCCGTCGGCGTACGACCCGGGGTACCACCACGCCCACGCCTACGCTCACGCGCAGCCGGCCTACTACCACTCCTACCAGGCcaagcccgccgccgccgcccacgcgcACCGCTACTACAACAGCATCCCGCACGGAGGGTACCCGGCGCCGGCGGCGCAGCACGGCAGCGCCAGCTCGTACAACTACCACGTCCATGGCTACTACGACTCGGACCTCCACGGGTACCACCACGAGCAGTCCAACGACGCGCGGAGCTACTTCAGCGACGACAACCCCACCGCCTGCTCCGTCATGTGA
- the LOC125524361 gene encoding arogenate dehydrogenase 2, chloroplastic-like, with product MASSLSRSASHGSPAAASPTPTPSLLRRFSPDFCALAALRPIRPAASSAKSPRDTTTSTEQEQQLAAPCRGACEEPPPSPSASSTMDAPDSAALRVGIIGFGNFGQFIAGGIQRQGHAVLATSRSDYSDYCAAHGIRFFRSLEALCEEQPDVLLVCSSILSTESVVRAIPLAKLRPDTIVADVLSVKQFPRNLLLEILPPEFGIVCTHPMFGPESGKHGWRNLPFVYDKVRVAEEGAQKAKCDRFLSIFEQEGCRMVEMSCAEHDRHAAGSQFITHTIGRVLAQLNLQSTPINTKGYETLLQLTENTVSDSFDLYYGLFMYNVNATEQMDKLDRAFEKVKQMLYGRLHGVLRKQIVERVPMPGAPLLGSREAKDSPAASREEMKHLSPRVADVPSPCHTFSPVAFSTVKC from the exons ATGGCTTCCTCCCTTAGCCGCTCCGCCTCCCACGgctcccccgccgccgcctcgccgacgCCCACGCCGAGCTTGCTGCGCCGCTTCAGCCCCGACTTCTGCGCCCTCGCTGCCCTCCGGCCGATCAGGCCGGCCGCCTCCAGCGCCAAATCCCCAAGAGACACCACGACCTCCACTGAGCAGGAGCAGCagctcgccgccccgtgccgTGGCGCCTGCGAggagccgccgccgtcgccgtcagCATCCTCGACGATGGATGCGCCGGATTCCGCGGCGCTGCGCGTGGGGATCATCGGGTTCGGCAACTTCGGGCAGTTCATCGCCGGGGGCATCCAGCGGCAGGGCCATGCCGTGCTGGCCACCTCCAGATCCGACTACTCCGACTACTGCGCCGCCCACGGGATTCGCTTCTTCAG AAGCCTGGAGGCGCTGTGCGAGGAGCAGCCGGACGTGCTGCTGGTTTGCAGCTCCATCCTCTCCACCGAGTCCGTCGTCCGCGCCATCCCCCTCGCCAAACTCCGCCCCGACACCATCGTCGCCGACGTGCTCTCTGTCAAGCAGTTCCCCCGCAACCTCCTCCTCGAG ATCCTACCGCCGGAGTTCGGCATCGTCTGCACACACCCCATGTTCGGGCCGGAGAGCGGAAAGCACGGCTGGAGAAATCTCCCCTTCGTCTACGACAAGGTTCGCGTCGCGGAGGAAGGCGCTCAGAAGGCCAAGTGCGACCGGTTCTTGAGCATCTTCGAGCAGGAG GGGTGTCGGATGGTGGAGATGTCGTGCGCGGAGCACGACCGCCACGCTGCGGGAAGCCAGTTCATCACGCACACCATTGGGAG GGTTTTGGCGCAGCTAAACCTCCAGTCCACACCGATCAACACCAAGGGCTACGAGACCCTTCTGCAACTG ACGGAGAACACGGTGAGCGACAGTTTTGATCTATACTACGGGCTCTTCATGTACAATGTGAACGCCACAGAGCAG ATGGACAAATTGGACAGGGCGTTTGAGAAGGTGAAGCAGATGCTGTACGGCAGGCTGCATGGTGTGCTGCGGAAGCAGATCGTAGAGAGGGTTCCCATGCCCGGAGCCCCGTTGTTGGGATCAAGAGAAGCCAAGGACAGCCCTGCTGCGAGCAGAGAAGAGATGAAGCACCTATCCCCTCGGGTTGCTGATGTACCCTCCCCTTGTCATACGTTTTCCCCGGTGGCTTTCAGCACCGTAAAATGTTAA